One Streptomyces sp. NBC_00102 DNA segment encodes these proteins:
- a CDS encoding vitamin B12-dependent ribonucleotide reductase — translation MTETASGPARSSRTKGAKPSKGLRIERIHTTPGVHPYDEVAWESRDVVMTNWRDGSINFEQRGVEFPDFWSVNAVNIVTSKYFRGAVGTPQRETGLRQLIDRIVTTYRKAGEEHQYFASPADAEIFEHELAYALLHQIFSFNSPVWFNVGTPQPQQVSACFILAVDDSMESILDWYKEEGMIFKGGSGAGLNLSRIRSSKELLSSGGNASGPVSFMRGADASAGTIKSGGATRRAAKMVILDVDHPDIENFIETKVKEEEKIRALRDAGFDMDLGGDDITSVQYQNANNSVRVNDEFMKAVESGGTFGLRARMTGEVIEEVEAKSLFRKMAEAAWACADPGIQYDDTINAWHTCPESGRINGSNPCSEYMHLDNTSCNLASLNLMKFLKDDGEGHQSFESERFAKVVELVITAMDISICFADFPTEKIGENTRAFRQLGIGYANLGALLMATGHAYDSDGGRALAGAITSLMTGTSYRRSAELAAVVGPYDGYARNAEPHQRVMQQHADANTKAVHVDDLDSPIWAAATEAWQDVIRLGAKNGFRNAQASVIAPTGTIGLAMSCDTTGLEPDLALVKFKKLVGGGSMQIVNGTVPQALRRLGYQPEQIEAIVAHIAENGNVIDAPALKTEHYEVFDCAMGERSISAMGHVRMMAAIQPWISGALSKTVNLPETATVEDVEEVYFEAWKMGVKALAIYRDNCKVGQPLSAKTKEKEKEAVTAKAEETIRTAVEKVVEYRPVRKRLPKGRPGITTSFTVGGAEGYMTANSYPDDGLGEVFLKMSKQGSTLAGMMDAFSIAVSVGLQYGVPLETYVSKFTNMRFEPAGMTDDPDVRMAQSIVDYIFRRLALDFLPFETRSALGIHSAEERQRHLDTGSYEPAEEDEDLHTESLAQSAPLHVEPLKAVAAPVEAAEKPAPRTAHTSAELVEMQLGISADAPLCFSCGTKMQRAGSCYICEGCGSTSGCS, via the coding sequence ATGACAGAGACGGCGAGCGGCCCGGCACGGAGTTCCCGCACCAAGGGAGCCAAGCCGAGCAAGGGTCTGCGTATCGAGCGCATCCACACCACCCCCGGCGTGCATCCGTACGACGAGGTGGCGTGGGAGTCCCGTGACGTCGTCATGACCAACTGGCGCGACGGCTCGATCAACTTCGAGCAGCGTGGCGTCGAGTTCCCCGACTTCTGGTCGGTGAACGCGGTCAACATCGTCACCAGCAAGTACTTCCGCGGAGCTGTCGGCACGCCGCAGCGCGAGACCGGTCTGCGTCAGCTGATCGACCGGATCGTGACGACCTACCGCAAGGCCGGCGAGGAGCACCAGTACTTCGCCTCCCCCGCGGACGCCGAGATCTTCGAGCACGAGCTGGCGTACGCCCTCCTGCACCAGATCTTCAGCTTCAACTCGCCGGTCTGGTTCAACGTCGGCACCCCCCAGCCGCAGCAGGTCTCCGCCTGCTTCATCCTGGCCGTCGACGACTCCATGGAGTCGATCCTCGACTGGTACAAGGAAGAGGGAATGATCTTCAAGGGCGGTTCCGGAGCAGGCCTGAACCTGTCCCGCATCCGTTCCTCCAAGGAACTCCTCTCCTCCGGCGGCAACGCCTCCGGCCCGGTCTCCTTCATGCGCGGTGCCGACGCCTCCGCCGGAACCATCAAGTCCGGTGGCGCCACCCGCCGCGCGGCCAAGATGGTCATCCTCGACGTCGACCACCCCGACATCGAGAACTTCATCGAGACCAAGGTGAAGGAGGAGGAGAAGATCCGCGCCCTGCGCGACGCGGGCTTCGACATGGACCTGGGCGGCGACGACATCACGTCCGTCCAGTACCAGAACGCCAACAACTCCGTCCGCGTGAACGACGAGTTCATGAAGGCCGTGGAGTCCGGCGGCACGTTCGGTCTGCGCGCCCGCATGACCGGCGAGGTCATCGAAGAGGTCGAGGCGAAGTCCCTCTTCCGCAAGATGGCCGAGGCTGCCTGGGCCTGCGCCGACCCGGGCATCCAGTACGACGACACCATCAACGCCTGGCACACCTGCCCGGAGTCCGGCCGCATCAACGGCTCGAACCCGTGCAGCGAGTACATGCACCTGGACAACACCTCGTGCAACCTCGCCTCGCTGAACCTCATGAAGTTCCTCAAGGACGACGGCGAGGGCCACCAGTCCTTCGAGTCCGAGCGCTTCGCCAAGGTCGTCGAGCTGGTCATCACCGCGATGGACATCTCGATCTGCTTCGCGGACTTCCCGACGGAGAAGATCGGCGAGAACACCCGCGCCTTCCGCCAGCTCGGCATCGGCTACGCCAACCTCGGCGCCCTGCTGATGGCGACCGGCCACGCGTACGACAGCGACGGCGGCCGCGCGCTCGCCGGCGCCATCACCTCGCTGATGACCGGTACCTCCTACCGCCGCTCCGCCGAGCTCGCCGCGGTCGTCGGCCCGTACGACGGCTACGCCCGCAACGCGGAGCCCCACCAGCGCGTCATGCAGCAGCACGCCGACGCCAACACCAAGGCCGTCCACGTGGACGACCTGGACTCGCCGATCTGGGCCGCCGCCACGGAGGCCTGGCAGGACGTGATCCGTCTCGGCGCGAAGAACGGATTCCGCAACGCCCAGGCGTCCGTCATCGCCCCGACCGGCACCATCGGCCTGGCGATGTCCTGCGACACCACCGGCCTGGAGCCCGACCTCGCCCTGGTCAAGTTCAAGAAGCTGGTCGGCGGCGGCTCGATGCAGATCGTCAACGGCACCGTGCCGCAGGCGCTGCGCCGCCTCGGCTACCAGCCGGAGCAGATCGAGGCGATCGTCGCCCACATCGCGGAGAACGGGAACGTCATCGACGCCCCGGCTCTGAAGACCGAGCACTACGAGGTCTTCGACTGCGCCATGGGTGAGCGTTCCATCTCGGCCATGGGCCACGTCCGGATGATGGCGGCCATCCAGCCGTGGATCTCCGGCGCGCTCTCCAAGACCGTGAACCTGCCGGAGACGGCCACGGTCGAGGACGTCGAAGAGGTCTACTTCGAGGCGTGGAAGATGGGCGTCAAGGCGCTCGCCATCTACCGCGACAACTGCAAGGTCGGTCAGCCCCTCTCCGCCAAGACCAAGGAGAAGGAGAAGGAGGCGGTCACCGCCAAGGCCGAGGAGACCATCCGCACCGCGGTCGAGAAGGTCGTCGAGTACCGCCCGGTCCGCAAGCGTCTGCCCAAGGGCCGCCCGGGGATCACCACCTCCTTCACGGTCGGTGGCGCCGAGGGTTACATGACCGCCAACTCCTACCCGGACGACGGTCTCGGCGAGGTCTTCCTGAAGATGTCGAAGCAGGGCTCCACCCTCGCGGGCATGATGGACGCCTTCTCCATCGCCGTCTCGGTCGGTCTGCAGTACGGCGTCCCGCTGGAGACGTACGTCTCGAAGTTCACCAACATGCGCTTCGAGCCGGCCGGCATGACGGACGACCCGGACGTGCGGATGGCGCAGTCGATCGTCGACTACATCTTCCGTCGCCTGGCGCTCGACTTCCTGCCGTTCGAGACCCGTTCCGCCCTCGGCATCCACTCCGCCGAGGAGCGTCAGCGTCACCTCGACACCGGCTCCTACGAGCCGGCCGAGGAGGACGAGGACCTGCACACCGAGTCGCTGGCCCAGTCGGCCCCGCTGCACGTGGAGCCGCTGAAGGCCGTCGCCGCCCCGGTGGAGGCCGCCGAGAAGCCGGCGCCGCGGACGGCGCACACCTCGGCCGAACTGGTCGAGATGCAGCTCGGCATCAGCGCCGACGCCCCGCTCTGCTTCTCCTGCGGGACGAAGATGCAGCGCGCCGGTTCCTGCTACATCTGCGAGGGCTGCGGCTCGACCAGCGGCTGCAGCTGA
- a CDS encoding TerD family protein: MSTPSSNPNKDIEKVEVRLKWDPSELGEPPNDLDLIAGTYLADAPFGGPDYLVHHDSRSPDGTITLNRDSRTGQGLGFDEVMTLELDRLAERYVRVVVGVAIQQRDGRKTFGAIARTGVQIREGYTELGEDDFSRVASATAAVVAEFTRDGSGVWTFHSTLRGFDGDPSTFAAEMGADGPSA; this comes from the coding sequence ATGAGCACCCCCAGCAGCAACCCCAACAAGGACATCGAGAAGGTCGAAGTACGGCTCAAGTGGGACCCCAGCGAACTCGGTGAACCTCCCAACGACCTGGACCTCATCGCGGGCACCTACCTCGCCGACGCACCGTTCGGCGGCCCCGACTATCTCGTGCACCACGACAGCCGCTCCCCCGACGGCACGATCACCCTCAACCGGGACAGCCGGACCGGTCAGGGACTCGGGTTCGACGAGGTGATGACCCTGGAGCTCGACCGGCTCGCGGAGCGGTACGTACGGGTCGTCGTGGGCGTGGCGATCCAGCAGCGCGACGGCCGCAAGACGTTCGGCGCGATCGCCCGCACCGGCGTGCAGATCCGCGAGGGCTACACCGAACTCGGCGAGGACGACTTCTCGCGCGTCGCCTCGGCGACGGCGGCGGTCGTGGCCGAGTTCACCCGGGACGGCTCGGGTGTCTGGACCTTCCACTCCACCCTGCGGGGCTTCGACGGCGACCCGAGCACCTTCGCCGCCGAGATGGGAGCGGACGGGCCGTCCGCCTGA
- a CDS encoding DUF1152 domain-containing protein — translation MTALHAHPLFSRLESARRILVAGAGGGFDIYAGLPIALSLLHGGKDVTLANLTFSSVEGLPLDDWVAPDVAAVTPESSLHQTYFPERTLAQWLALHGYPSTVHALARVGVQPLREAYRALIERYDIDAVVLVDGGTDILMRGDESGLGTPEEDLASVAALAGIDVPERLIVSVGFGVDAYHGVSHGLVLENIAALERDGAYLGAFSLSRSTREGALYLDAVAHAQESTPDHPSIVNGSIAAAVRGSFGDVRFTSRTKGSELFINPLMSLCFAFELEGVARNCLYLDRIEETHLLRQVSSRIEQFREEIVQRPPLRIPH, via the coding sequence ATGACCGCTCTGCACGCCCATCCCCTGTTCTCCCGGCTGGAATCCGCCCGGCGCATACTCGTCGCCGGGGCAGGCGGCGGCTTCGACATCTACGCCGGCCTGCCGATCGCGCTCTCCCTCCTGCACGGGGGGAAGGACGTCACGCTGGCCAACCTCACCTTCAGCTCGGTCGAGGGCCTCCCCCTCGACGACTGGGTCGCGCCGGACGTCGCGGCCGTCACCCCCGAGAGCTCCCTGCACCAGACGTACTTCCCGGAGCGCACTCTCGCCCAGTGGCTCGCGCTGCACGGGTATCCGAGCACCGTCCACGCCCTCGCGCGGGTGGGGGTCCAGCCCCTGCGTGAGGCGTACCGGGCACTGATCGAGCGGTACGACATAGACGCGGTCGTCCTCGTCGACGGCGGTACGGACATCCTCATGCGGGGCGACGAGTCCGGTCTCGGCACTCCGGAGGAGGACCTCGCCTCCGTCGCCGCGCTCGCCGGAATCGACGTGCCGGAGCGGCTGATCGTCTCCGTCGGCTTCGGGGTCGACGCGTATCACGGAGTCAGCCACGGGCTCGTACTGGAGAACATCGCCGCCCTGGAGCGGGACGGGGCTTACCTGGGCGCGTTCTCCCTCTCCCGTTCGACGCGGGAGGGCGCCCTCTATCTCGACGCCGTGGCGCATGCGCAGGAGAGCACCCCGGACCATCCCAGCATCGTCAACGGGTCAATCGCCGCAGCGGTCCGTGGCTCGTTCGGGGACGTACGGTTCACCTCGCGCACCAAGGGCAGTGAACTCTTCATCAACCCCCTGATGTCGCTCTGCTTCGCCTTCGAACTGGAAGGCGTGGCCCGTAACTGCCTTTACCTCGACCGCATCGAGGAGACCCATCTCCTGCGCCAGGTCAGCAGCCGGATCGAGCAGTTCCGCGAGGAGATAGTCCAGCGCCCGCCTCTCCGCATCCCGCACTGA
- a CDS encoding DUF4937 domain-containing protein codes for MLVKWMRCAVVDRHGFEQGRRQGAGLLDEPGFRGQGGGWSRGRPDVAHVFAFWENRVFYDSYMARAGDGADAGRPGAYRDVQVKLFEHRFDVKTGFEPDFTDVDVVRVAHSKVREDRVEHFALMQYRVWNPAMAGSPGMLRGVFGEAPGNEFLVLSMWQSSAERGKYRVQSAERLSERAETETDVLALTGDVVQLEPSWTVA; via the coding sequence GTGCTGGTCAAGTGGATGCGTTGCGCCGTGGTGGACCGTCATGGGTTCGAACAGGGCCGGCGACAGGGGGCGGGGCTGCTCGATGAGCCGGGGTTCCGAGGGCAGGGCGGCGGGTGGAGCCGGGGACGGCCGGACGTCGCCCACGTCTTCGCGTTCTGGGAGAACCGGGTCTTCTACGACTCCTACATGGCGCGGGCCGGGGACGGCGCGGACGCGGGGCGGCCGGGCGCCTACCGGGACGTGCAGGTCAAGCTGTTCGAGCACCGCTTCGACGTGAAGACGGGCTTCGAACCGGACTTCACCGACGTCGATGTCGTCCGGGTGGCCCACAGCAAGGTTCGCGAGGACCGGGTGGAACACTTCGCGCTCATGCAGTACCGGGTCTGGAACCCGGCCATGGCGGGGTCCCCGGGCATGCTGCGGGGAGTCTTCGGCGAAGCGCCGGGCAACGAGTTCCTGGTGCTCTCGATGTGGCAGTCGAGCGCGGAGCGCGGAAAATACCGCGTCCAGAGCGCGGAGCGGCTGTCGGAACGGGCCGAGACCGAGACGGACGTACTGGCCCTGACCGGGGACGTGGTCCAGCTGGAACCGTCCTGGACGGTCGCCTGA
- a CDS encoding histidine phosphatase family protein, giving the protein MARPQRIVLVRHGESEGNVDDTVYEREPDHALRLTHTGFQQAAAAGFRLRELFGEERVSVYVSPYRRTHETFRALDLDLTRVRVREEPRLREQDWGNWQDPDDVRLQKAYRDAYGHFFYRFAQGESGADVYDRVGAFLESLHRSFQAPDHPPNVLLVTHGLTMRLFCMRWLHWSVAEFESLSNPGNGETRMLLLGPDGRYTLDRPFARWRTPEPYGITG; this is encoded by the coding sequence ATGGCACGACCCCAGCGCATCGTCCTCGTACGGCACGGAGAGTCCGAGGGCAATGTGGACGACACGGTGTACGAACGTGAGCCCGATCATGCCCTGCGGCTGACGCACACCGGGTTCCAGCAGGCGGCGGCGGCCGGATTCCGGTTGCGCGAGCTGTTCGGCGAGGAACGGGTGAGCGTGTACGTCTCCCCCTACCGCCGCACCCACGAGACCTTCCGCGCGCTCGACCTCGACCTCACCCGGGTAAGGGTGCGCGAGGAGCCCCGGCTGCGCGAGCAGGACTGGGGAAACTGGCAGGACCCGGACGACGTGCGGCTCCAGAAGGCGTACCGGGACGCCTACGGCCACTTCTTCTACCGCTTCGCCCAGGGCGAGTCCGGCGCCGACGTCTACGACCGCGTCGGGGCCTTCCTGGAGAGCCTCCACCGCAGTTTCCAGGCTCCCGACCACCCGCCGAACGTGCTGCTCGTGACGCACGGGCTCACGATGAGACTGTTCTGCATGCGCTGGCTGCACTGGTCGGTAGCCGAGTTCGAGTCGCTGTCCAATCCGGGCAACGGTGAGACCCGGATGCTGTTGCTCGGCCCCGATGGCCGCTACACGCTCGACCGCCCGTTCGCACGCTGGCGGACGCCCGAACCGTACGGCATCACCGGATAG
- a CDS encoding ADP-ribosylglycohydrolase family protein has product MTSYSSDTFERRYERTLASLRGLSVGDALGSQFFVPVNYPLLRNRALPPGPWQWTDDTEMACSVVAVLAEHGRIDQDALAHSFADHHDFDRGYGPAVNRMLRLVREGGDWQQLAAGLFQGQGSWGNGSAMRIAPLGAWYADDPEQATHQAEISSYTTHQHHEAVTGAMAVAAAAAIAASPGGPPAPEALLDAVIALLPRSAVVAGLRRAKDMLDYEDPTTVAAVLGNGRRTSAHDTVPFALWSAARALGSYEDAFWVTAQAGGDVDTTCAIVGGIVAAAPAGAPPAQWLERTEEPPSWVPAAPRL; this is encoded by the coding sequence ATGACCTCTTACTCCTCCGATACCTTCGAACGCCGTTACGAACGCACCCTCGCCAGCCTGCGCGGCCTCTCCGTCGGAGACGCCCTGGGCTCCCAGTTCTTCGTCCCCGTGAACTACCCGCTACTGCGCAACCGCGCGCTGCCGCCGGGGCCCTGGCAGTGGACGGACGACACCGAGATGGCCTGCTCGGTGGTGGCGGTGCTCGCGGAGCACGGCCGCATCGACCAGGACGCGCTGGCCCACTCCTTCGCCGACCACCACGACTTCGACCGGGGCTACGGCCCCGCGGTGAACAGGATGCTCCGGCTGGTCCGTGAGGGCGGCGACTGGCAGCAGCTCGCCGCCGGCCTCTTCCAGGGGCAGGGGTCCTGGGGCAACGGTTCCGCCATGCGCATCGCTCCGCTCGGAGCCTGGTACGCCGACGACCCGGAACAGGCCACGCACCAGGCCGAGATCTCGTCCTACACCACGCACCAGCACCACGAGGCCGTGACCGGAGCGATGGCCGTGGCCGCCGCCGCCGCGATCGCCGCCTCCCCGGGGGGACCCCCTGCGCCGGAAGCGCTGCTCGACGCGGTGATCGCCCTGCTGCCCCGCAGCGCGGTGGTGGCCGGGCTGCGGCGGGCCAAGGACATGCTCGACTACGAGGACCCCACGACGGTCGCCGCGGTCCTCGGCAACGGCCGCCGCACCAGCGCCCATGACACCGTCCCCTTCGCCCTCTGGTCGGCGGCCCGCGCCCTCGGCTCGTACGAGGACGCGTTCTGGGTGACCGCGCAGGCGGGCGGTGACGTCGACACCACCTGCGCCATCGTCGGCGGGATCGTCGCGGCGGCCCCGGCCGGCGCCCCGCCCGCCCAGTGGCTGGAACGGACCGAGGAGCCGCCCTCCTGGGTCCCCGCCGCACCCCGCCTCTGA
- a CDS encoding DUF4153 domain-containing protein translates to MTTSDQPPGTPPDTPDTPRPSGGAGSPVVSGGAGASDGPGGSGSVPSPSAPSAPSAPSAPSASSGKPSGEGAHPRAAWSVPGQAQPVPPANPWQSRPAPPGAFARVRPAAPPPIGGTTLLAVLATGVLSALLLGDGLGINLLLVALPAAAGAWLEARRAGRGARAWTLTWAVGGLALLVIPALLDAGWPTFLAVVSAVALGSLALHGSRSWFGVLAGSLGVLDAVVPGIGWGWRGIRARATGSRARWGTVLRTTAVAVVLLLVFGTLFASADAAFADLLGDVLPDVSLGEGPWRFFLLALGLAGALAAAHTAAAPTRWDGITVRPGRARGRVEWALPLVVLDVLFAAFIALQLVVLLGGYDEIQKKTGLKPAEYAREGFWQLLWATLLTLVVIALALRYAPRGGANDRLLVKGVLGTLCVLTLVVVVSALRRMDLYVDAFGLTRLRISVAAVELWLGVVLLLIIVAGVFGARHLPRAVAVSAAVGVLAFGLISPDRLIAEQNVQRFREGKAIDLDYLQQLSADAVPALDRIPDARLRACALEEIQRTLQDSDAPWYATSWSEARARDILAERPADPAEAQCVGPGGVGGDYGDRAPSAPGPAGPTDSEYDPY, encoded by the coding sequence ATGACCACGTCCGACCAGCCGCCGGGGACGCCTCCGGACACGCCGGACACGCCGAGGCCGTCCGGGGGAGCCGGCTCCCCCGTCGTGTCCGGGGGAGCCGGGGCGTCCGACGGGCCCGGGGGGTCTGGCAGCGTGCCGTCGCCGTCCGCGCCGTCCGCGCCGTCCGCGCCGTCCGCGCCGTCCGCGTCGTCCGGGAAGCCGTCCGGCGAGGGCGCGCATCCCCGCGCGGCGTGGTCCGTCCCGGGACAGGCCCAGCCGGTCCCGCCCGCCAACCCGTGGCAGTCCCGGCCCGCACCGCCGGGGGCGTTCGCACGCGTCCGGCCGGCCGCTCCGCCGCCCATCGGCGGCACGACGCTGCTGGCGGTGCTCGCCACCGGCGTCCTCAGCGCGCTGCTTCTCGGCGACGGCCTCGGTATCAACCTTCTCCTGGTGGCGCTGCCCGCCGCGGCGGGGGCCTGGCTGGAGGCGCGCAGGGCCGGGCGCGGAGCGCGGGCGTGGACGCTGACCTGGGCGGTCGGCGGGCTGGCTCTGCTGGTGATCCCAGCACTGCTGGACGCGGGCTGGCCGACCTTCCTCGCCGTGGTGTCCGCCGTCGCTCTGGGTTCGCTCGCCCTGCACGGCAGCCGGAGCTGGTTCGGTGTGCTCGCCGGCTCGCTGGGAGTGCTGGACGCGGTGGTTCCGGGCATCGGGTGGGGATGGCGCGGGATCAGGGCGAGGGCCACCGGCTCACGTGCGCGCTGGGGCACCGTACTGCGGACGACCGCCGTCGCCGTGGTCCTGCTGCTGGTGTTCGGGACGCTCTTCGCGAGCGCCGACGCTGCCTTCGCGGACCTCCTCGGCGACGTGCTGCCGGACGTCTCGCTGGGCGAGGGGCCCTGGCGGTTCTTCCTCCTCGCGCTCGGCCTGGCCGGTGCCCTCGCCGCCGCGCACACGGCCGCCGCCCCCACGCGCTGGGACGGCATCACCGTCCGGCCCGGGCGGGCGCGGGGGAGAGTGGAGTGGGCGCTTCCGCTCGTCGTGCTCGACGTGCTGTTCGCCGCGTTCATCGCGCTCCAGCTCGTCGTGCTGCTCGGCGGCTACGACGAGATCCAGAAGAAGACGGGGCTCAAGCCCGCGGAGTACGCCCGCGAGGGCTTCTGGCAGCTGCTCTGGGCCACCCTGCTGACCCTGGTGGTCATCGCTCTGGCCCTCAGGTACGCCCCGCGCGGGGGCGCCAACGACCGCCTGCTGGTCAAGGGCGTACTCGGCACCCTGTGCGTTCTCACCCTCGTCGTGGTGGTTTCCGCGCTGCGGCGCATGGACCTGTACGTCGACGCGTTCGGTCTCACCCGGCTGCGCATCTCGGTGGCGGCGGTCGAACTCTGGCTCGGCGTCGTCCTGCTGCTGATCATCGTCGCCGGAGTCTTCGGTGCCAGGCACCTGCCCCGGGCGGTCGCAGTCAGCGCCGCCGTAGGGGTCCTGGCCTTCGGGCTGATCTCCCCCGACCGGTTGATCGCCGAGCAGAACGTCCAGCGGTTCCGGGAGGGCAAGGCGATCGACCTCGACTATCTCCAGCAACTGTCGGCCGACGCGGTGCCGGCCCTGGACCGCATCCCCGACGCGAGGCTGCGGGCCTGCGCGCTCGAGGAGATCCAGCGCACGCTCCAGGATTCGGACGCGCCCTGGTACGCCACGAGCTGGAGCGAGGCGAGGGCGCGGGACATCCTCGCCGAACGGCCGGCCGACCCGGCCGAGGCCCAGTGCGTCGGGCCGGGCGGAGTCGGGGGTGACTACGGCGACCGCGCCCCCTCCGCGCCCGGCCCGGCCGGCCCGACCGATTCGGAGTACGACCCGTACTGA
- a CDS encoding ribonuclease HII — MPYEPPTHTVERSLRATTGARTVAGVDEVGRGAWAGPVTVCAAVTGLRRPPEGLTDSKLITPRRRAELAPVLRDWVTAYGLGHSSPEEIDELGMTAALRLAAVRALDELPVRPDAVILDGKHDYLGSPWRVRTVIKGDQSCIAVAAASVIAKVHRDTMMAELGADTGEFEDFAFGANAGYPSPTHRAALEELGPTPHHRLSWSYLDALPRWQHLKKVRFSAEAAALESGGQLGFDF, encoded by the coding sequence ATGCCGTACGAACCACCCACGCACACTGTCGAGCGCTCGCTCCGTGCCACCACCGGTGCCCGGACCGTCGCGGGTGTCGACGAAGTCGGACGCGGAGCGTGGGCAGGTCCCGTCACCGTCTGCGCGGCGGTCACCGGTCTGCGCAGACCCCCCGAGGGACTCACCGACTCCAAGCTGATCACACCCCGGCGCCGGGCCGAACTGGCACCCGTTCTGCGGGACTGGGTCACCGCCTACGGCCTCGGCCACTCCTCCCCCGAGGAGATCGACGAGCTCGGCATGACCGCCGCGCTGCGCCTCGCCGCCGTGCGCGCCCTGGACGAACTGCCGGTCCGCCCCGACGCGGTGATCCTCGACGGCAAACACGACTACCTCGGAAGTCCCTGGCGGGTACGTACCGTCATCAAGGGTGACCAGTCCTGCATCGCGGTCGCCGCCGCCTCGGTCATCGCCAAGGTGCACCGCGACACGATGATGGCGGAACTCGGGGCGGACACGGGAGAGTTCGAAGACTTCGCCTTCGGCGCCAACGCGGGCTACCCGTCACCGACGCACCGGGCGGCGCTGGAGGAGCTGGGGCCCACCCCTCACCACCGCCTTTCCTGGTCGTACCTCGACGCGCTGCCGCGGTGGCAGCACCTGAAGAAGGTCCGCTTCTCCGCCGAGGCGGCAGCACTCGAAAGCGGGGGCCAGCTCGGCTTCGACTTCTGA